Within Ipomoea triloba cultivar NCNSP0323 chromosome 9, ASM357664v1, the genomic segment TCTTGAAATTTGtgaaataattgttttttggtTTTGCTGTTATGGTTGTTGAAggatattataaaataatgcaaaaatTATTGCTCTCCTTAAGTCAATACTCTTGACTCCTTCATCTTCAATCACAGGAAGGGTACACACTCCACTGGATTTGTCTGAAGAAGAGTGGAATAGCATCATTAAAACAAACTTAACTGGCACATGGTTGGTCTCAAAATATGTTTGTTTGCACATGTGCAATGCGAAACAAGGAGGCTCTGTCATTAATATCTCTTCAATTGCTGGTCTTAATCGTGGACAATTGCCAGGGAGCCTTGCCTATGCTTGTTCAAAGGCTGCTGTCAACACAATGACAAAGGTAGCATTCTTGCATCTTTCAGTCAGGATCCAAAGGTTGCATTCATTTGCGTGTGCTGTTATTCTTTAATAGCTGTGATTTTAGGTCTGTACTATACTTGATTAATTGGTTGTGTGGACCTTTCATTGGATCACCACTTTAAATAGCAGgaaggttttttgtttttgttgcccCACGGGGCCAGTTGGTTCGACCTATCACCTTAAAGTCGCTCCAACGTGGGGGTTCGGATCCACCTGGGGGCCGGAACCTGAGAACTGACAGGGTGACTCGAGATTTAGCTCCTCTAGTGGCTGTTAGGCAGAGGCTCTAGGGGTTTAAGATTAGTCTAGCTAGATATGTAGAACAGAATGTTAGTGAAGCAGTTCCGCATTACAAATCATGATTTTGAGCAGACAGTCCTCTGCAGATCCTGTTTGTTGGTACTTATGCCTGCTGCaggagcattttttttttttttttttttttttgagtacgactgactctgttacaatgtagtatctggtcatagctactttctcaacctaatgaagcaggtgtagtatgtttttttttttttttttgagtacgactgactctgttacaatgtagtatctggtcatagctactttctcaacctaatgaagcaggtgtagtatgtttttttttttttttttgagtacgactgactctgttacaatgtagtatctggtcatagctactttctcaacctaatgaagcaggtgtagtatgtttttttttttttttttgagtacgactgactctgttacaatgtagtatctggtcatagctactttctcaacctaatgaagcaggtgtagtatgtttttttttttttttttgagtacgactgactctgttacaatgtagtatctggtcatagctactttctcaacctaatgaagcaggtgtagtatgtttttttttttttttttgagtacgactgactctgttacaatgtagtatctggtcatagctactttctcaacctaatgaagcaggtgtagtatgtttttttttttttttttgagtacgactgactctgttacaatgtagtatctggtcatagctactttctcaacctaatgaagcaggtgtagtatgtttttttttttttttttgagtacgactgactctgttacaatgtagtatctggtcatagctactttctcaacctaatgaagcaggtgtagtatgtttttttttttttttttgagtacgactgactctgttacaatgtagtatctggtcatagctactttctcaacctaatgaagcaggtgtagtatgtttttttttttttttttgagtacgactgactctgttacaatgtagtatctggtcatagctactttctcaacctaatgaagcaggtgtagtatgttttttttttttttttttttttttgcattgcAATTCTCTGTTTTTCACGGTTTGCTCTCACCTATGATACCTATTGCATGCAAATATATAGCAGGTgtagtatgttttttttttttttttttgagtactactgactctgttacaatgtagtatctgttcatagctactttctcaacctaatgaagcaggTGTAGTATGTTAGTAACACAATTACCACCATATTTCCTTCTCCATTATCTTGGTTGTCTTCTATTCACAATCCCGGTAATGTTTCACTCTTTACTTCAGCTGATAATTATTTTTGGTTTCCCCTGAAATTATGACAGATGATGGCCATTGAAATGGGAAAGCATGGAATAAGAGTGAACTCAATATCTCCTGGACTCTTCAAATCCGAGATAACGGAGAGCCTAATGCAAAGAGATTGGCTTAAGAACGTTGCTTTGAAGACTGTACCTTTGAGAACATACGGCACATCAGACCCAGCGCTAACATCACTGGTACGATACCTAATCCACGACTCATCTGAGTATGTCTCGGGGAACTGTTACATCATTGAAGCTGGAGCTACCTTGCCCGGTGTCCCAATTTTCTCTTCCCTTTGAAGCAAATGAGAATTAGCCGAACTATACTTGCTGAAAGAAAATAGATAGTCTTAGACAAGGTTGAAATGTCACAGTCCCTATTTTTTCATTATCATTGAATCATGAACTGTAATTGGTCACATGAATTCTTGAATAAGATTGTTCCGTTGTGTATGGGTATTAAAAGGAAATTGTTGATGTAATGCTTTCTGCTTTCTTCAAGTGTTTGTTTGGTTCTCTAAGTCATGTCTTCAACTATCTGGGCTATGAATTCTGTTGCATTCTACAAAAGAACAAAGCTTTCCATGCCAAATCAATAGTTCATTCTCATAATACTACGTAGCTTTTATGTTAACCGAGTTTAGCCCTGTTCAATTCGAGACCACATGGTAATGTCTACCTACTAATAGAGTACCATTGCTTAAAATAATCCTCTCGTGTTTCAAGTTTTGAAATTTAATGTATTGCAAGATTTGTCAAGTCTGGAGTTTTGAAATTTGACATGTTAATGAGATTTTcaagtaatttaaaataattaattattgggTAAAATTTAACTATTAGAACATGATAATGATGTAACATATTAGCTATAAACTCAATTATAGTGAGTCACGAAAAAGCTACAAAAATTATCAATTCATAATtagaataaaacaaaaaacaaaaattaaattaaattaaacaaaatataaagaaGATACAAAGAAAAGCAAACGAGGGGAATTGGACCGGGTTTCCATGCATTAACGGGCCGATTTAAGGACATAATGGTGTTTTACGTTTGTTTGTCTTTACTCTCTTCAGGACAAGCTCCCACATCGGCCAATGAGCCATCTTACTTCCAGTACATATACTCCGCCATGGAAGCTCTTATCGTCCCTTCGGGGACATCCGATAAAATTGGAACGATAGGATGACACGCACAAATCGAGAAATGGTCCAAATTTTTTTTGCCTGTGAAAATTCGGTAAGTATTCGCTAAGCTGCACTTGAGTTTTGGATTTCCTTAAATTTTTAGGGTTTTCCATTCCCCTAACCTGCTTGACCGCGTTTGATAGAATTGAATGTGTATATTGGTTATTGAAATCCAGAGTGGAAAACTATTATGCTATTTCTTGCTCTATTATTGTGCATGTCTATCTGTGTTTTATATTCTGTAATTAGATTGTTGGTagtttttgaagttgcaattgaATTCATTTTATCTTAGTAAACAACGAAATTTCATATTTGTTGCAGTGAATTCCAGGTGATATATCTCTGTTAAGATTAGTATGGGGAATGAGTAAAAATACTGTAAAATATTGAACTGGGAGTGCTGATGGTTCACTAACATTCATAATTATGTATCAGATGGCACCTGGTTGTATGAGATGTGATATGATAAGTAGTTTTATATGTTtggattcttcttcttcttgttgcaAGTAGAACATGATAGATAGCGAACCATTCTTCATAACCTGAATTCCTGAAGTTGATTCCTTTCAGAAAACAGTTATCAATTAGCTTACCATATGATTGTGGGGTCTGGGTGCTTTGGTTAAGAGGTCAGAATATCTATTAGTCTTGTTTCTCTTAATACTCTGCGAATTCATTGCTAGCTTGTCACTTCAACAATAATTTAAAGGTCAATCTTCTCAAACCTCTGTGCTCTGTACAAGTAAAGATGTGATTGACATCTAAAATCACCATGTAGTTTCTGTAATTCTTCTATGTCCAGT encodes:
- the LOC116028356 gene encoding uncharacterized protein LOC116028356, with protein sequence MESRSQVAAHMEPWRSLRDKVVMVTGASSGLGREFCLDLAKAGCRIIAAARRIDRLQSLCDEINGAGSGSGEPNSSRQLTAVAVELDVSANGPAIEAAVQRAWDAFGRIDALINNAGVRGRVHTPLDLSEEEWNSIIKTNLTGTWLVSKYVCLHMCNAKQGGSVINISSIAGLNRGQLPGSLAYACSKAAVNTMTKMMAIEMGKHGIRVNSISPGLFKSEITESLMQRDWLKNVALKTVPLRTYGTSDPALTSLVRYLIHDSSEYVSGNCYIIEAGATLPGVPIFSSL